The following coding sequences lie in one Arachis ipaensis cultivar K30076 chromosome B05, Araip1.1, whole genome shotgun sequence genomic window:
- the LOC107643647 gene encoding uncharacterized protein LOC107643647 — translation MIHEKNEPLSNLETTDKVHNIEVEDICNNSSSGQPKFESNNGDDYLLKKKERIQDKADEVFPNKIFEDEFVKPILFTGSSRSQDKSGNLPDCRVGQVFSFIKDVKEYVKIKCLNTRANLLSMERKIDILVAQSKKEKEDDVQKTGSISLPLIIPEGQHVKPIVKPSLFLRPFVSKLRLLGAGTPAMDVLTDVVDNDGVL, via the exons ATGATCCATGAAAAAAATGAACCACTTTCAAACTTGGAAACAACTGACAAGGTACACAACATAGAAGTGGAGGACATTTGCAATAATTCTAGTTCGGGCCAACCAAAATTCGAAAG TAATAATGGAGATGATTATTTGctgaagaaaaaggaaagaatacAAGACAAGGCTGACGAAGTCTTTCCAAACAAAATTTTTGaa GACGAATTCGTCAAACCAATTTTATTTACCGGCTCTTCTCGAAGTCAAGACAAGAGTGGCAACTTGCCGGATTGCAGAGTGGGACAAGTCTTCTCTTTTATCAAG GATGTGAAGGAATACGTTAAAATAAAATGCCTGAATACTCGAGCCAACTTGTTGTCAATGGAACGCAAGATTGACATTCTTGTTGCTCAGtccaaaaaagaaaaggaagatgaTGTCCAAAAAACAGGATCAATCTCACTGCCATTGATCATACCGGAGGGGCAACATGTTAAGCCCATTGTGAAACCGTCTCTGTTTTTAAGACCATTTGTAAGCAAGCTTAGGCTATTGGGAGCTGGCACACCCGCAATGGACGTTCTTACCGACGTGGTTGACAATGACGGGGTGTTGTAG